The DNA sequence ttttaatcgttcgatcgaacgattttcgttcgaaacgaacgatcgaagccattcgatcgaatgatttcattcaatccaatggcttagatcgttcgattcgaacgaaaatccttcgattttagcgatcgaatggtcgaatggtcgaacgattttgacgcgaacacctattggcgaacgtcgcgcgacgttcgcgaacttgcggcggacgcgaacagccgatgttcgcgcgaacaagttcgccggcgaacagtccgcgacatccctaataaagatccaagttatggaaagatacattatctggaaaacaccaggtcccgagcattctggataacaggccccatagctGTATAGTATTTGGAGCCTTTTCTGCTTAacaaagtagaaaataaaatgcTTCTGGCAACtattctacaaatgtattgcccaACCACATTTTAAGATAATTGGCAAAGCCTTTAAATATGTGTATTACTATGCAGGTAAATGACTAAAGTTgctatttcattaaaatgcattGGAAATTGTAAAATGATTCTGTCCTAGACATTGGGGAAACCAAATTAATGTAAGCAACTCACAGTGGGAAAACCAGTACAGTTAAGATTTTAATTATTGCCCTGAGagtttgtgtgtatttttgtaCATATTTGTATAAGTGAAAAATAAGAGGTTTTCCTGTGAGAcaaaatagcaaataaatatgcaGAGCCAGCTCAAGACTCCTTTACAATGTTTTAAAAGGCCTGACTATATATTAATAAACGAGCGAGAAATATCACATTTGCCGTTAGTTTCCTCAGAGATTAGTACAAGCCTAGTAACTAATGCTAAAGATTTCAAAAAAGGCTATCACCCAGCAAGtcttaattgattttatttagcgTATACACCATAAGCATGAAAACGCTCACATTATATGAACAGAGGGGAGGCAATGTATCTGCAGCTTATGAATATGCTGTAGTATATAATCAGTCAGAGGGAATAACTATCATGCTAATTATTTTTCTGTCTATAATGGTTGTGCTCATAGTTTTAGGGAACAGTGTTGTGATATTGGCTTTCATTGTGGACAGGAGACTCCGAACTCGCAGTAACTTCTTTCTCCTAAATCTttccatttgtgattttttagtaggtaagtttttttagtttgttgcttatattaaatgtatttgtctgttttacaagtatttgggtttttattatttagactAAATAATAGTTTTTGGCATTTCAGTATTGACAGTTTTAAAAATGCTTATGCAACATcgtttttttcctctttcttttttaatttggccACTTCAGTAATTTGACTACTTTTCACCAGGAGCCGCCTCCATCTCCATGTATATACCGTACAAGTTCACCGGGAAATGGATACTTGGAAAGTTTCTCTGCAAACTGTGGATAACAATTGACTTCACAATAACAACTGCTTCTGCCTACAGTGTCGTTCTTATCAGTTATGACAGATTTCTCTCTGTCAATGAAGCAGTAAGTACTCTCTTATTTACTTAACTTACTCTGAATTGATCACAGGAGAGAGGGCATTTGCCATAGACCTATGACTAGTAAAATGCCTTGTCAACATTTAAAATTGTCAGttcttatactgtataatagCTCCTTGAATATTAGAATTTGTGTACAACTTTCCAAATGAATGAAAGGATACTGCAACATTCAGAATATCTTCGGTTGCCAGTTTGATGCTGGGGCCATGCATTTTATCACATTTAAGCAATTCTCCCCAAGCTGAAATGGTCACTATTTTGATTTGGATGCTTATTCTCTAAAACCAACCTGACCATATACAAAAGTCTTTGGGTCTTCATGTGTCGCAAAATTATAGCTCTTAGCTAGccccaatattttattaaataaatatcaagGGGAAATGCATTTTACTGTGCACAGTAGAACTGTACACAATTTTACAAAGCTCCactgtgatactgacacttacTGACTATTTTCccaatctgactgtcccttctcaacctgtcagttagagctTTCAATGCTGATGGACTccagctgcacaaatatggcagccccctcatagaggaacatggatgattagatgggtaatgtaatagcattgggcaaatacttttatggctaAACTATCAATAGCATACAAAGACAATGTCATGATAGCTGTAAAAAAGGGTTAATTTCTGGAGTCAGTATCACTGAACTGAAACTGGAGATGCTACTTTTATTTTTCCAAAGGTTCACTAGGCTGACCTGCAGTTGTGTTTGTTAGAAGTTGCTATACTTCAGCCTGTTTGCTGAAATCAGCCACATTTCTTAAAACTGGACAGTTCAGGCTGAAGAATGAAAGGCAGAATGCAGCAGGCACGACTATCTATGGAGGTTTCTGTACTGTTTGGCTAATGCCACTCTCAGGTTGACCAGTGCAGCTGTTACATTGGCTGCAAATTTTGTATAAAGTTTTTGACATTTGAACTAAATGATGGCAgtgaaagtcaatgggagagtagAAAAGAGCTTTATGGTATTTGTTAGGAACTGATTCAACTAGCCAGTATGATTGAGCCAGTAAATACCAATTAATATTGATTAccataaacaataacaataacatcaGCTTTCCTGAAAGTGCAAATAGTATATCCTGGGCAATTGTTGAAATCTGTTGAAACTAATCCTGATTACATGATTACAACCGTGGCCCATCTCCCCATTATTTTTTGTACATGGCGCAAGTAGCCCTTATTCATAAAGATGAAACAACCCTGTGTCCTCTGGCACATAAGTTCCTGAAGTCTAGCAATCTCTATCATCTGAGAATGCCACTGACAAGGAAcctcattctttttcttttcagaatgcTATCTAATTAACtactaattttttcttaaaaaaaaattgtaaactcCTTGCTGTTTCTACCGAGCAAAGTTGCCTTATATAATCCTGATTGTCTCATTTACAATAAGCTTACTCGTTTCTCAATTGCAGGTTGTACATCGCTCTCTACAAAATAGACACAGAAGGACAGCATTTAATATGAGCCTAGTTTGGATACTTGCATTTCTTGTCTATGGACCAGCAGTTCTTCTGTGGGACATTATTACTGGCACCAGCCACCTTCAAGGGGACAAATGTTATGCTGCATTTCTTGAAATATGGTTTTTTACTCTTGGTGCATCTACTTTGGATTTCATGCTCCCACTTCtcagtatttcattttttaatttaagaatcTACCTAGAAATTATAAAACGCAGTTCTAAGAGACTAAATAGTTCCATACCTAGTTCTTTGCCATTTAGCATAACAGACAATACTGTTTTTTCATCACCACAGACAAATGAGAAAGGGCAAAGTATATCCATCCCATGTGCAGAAATTAGGATCACTTCAACCTCTCCCCAGAACTCTGAAGGATGTAACGTGCACATTAGTAGTGATAAACTTTCTCAGGATAAGAAGGCTGCAAAATCTCTTGCAATTTTGgtttctgttttctttctatGCTGGACTCCTTATTC is a window from the Xenopus laevis strain J_2021 chromosome 6L, Xenopus_laevis_v10.1, whole genome shotgun sequence genome containing:
- the hrh4.f5.L gene encoding histamine H3 receptor: MPRPLAHSSKLRARSRQCLRGHGLFSQKRRFTHVFLGNSVVILAFIVDRRLRTRSNFFLLNLSICDFLVGAASISMYIPYKFTGKWILGKFLCKLWITIDFTITTASAYSVVLISYDRFLSVNEAVVHRSLQNRHRRTAFNMSLVWILAFLVYGPAVLLWDIITGTSHLQGDKCYAAFLEIWFFTLGASTLDFMLPLLSISFFNLRIYLEIIKRSSKRLNSSIPSSLPFSITDNTVFSSPQTNEKGQSISIPCAEIRITSTSPQNSEGCNVHISSDKLSQDKKAAKSLAILVSVFFLCWTPYSFLASIRAACRGYCADYFYIEVTLWFIYTNSAINPILYPVCHKSFRQAFKLLLERFIKFFLKEQ